A genome region from Ptiloglossa arizonensis isolate GNS036 chromosome 4, iyPtiAriz1_principal, whole genome shotgun sequence includes the following:
- the LOC143145766 gene encoding solute carrier family 66 member 2 isoform X2: MNNFYEQLIIKDIANWIASGAIIFGGIVPYIPQYREIKKREDAGGFSLYVCLALLIANTLRIFFWFGKHYEIPLLLQSIFMIITMFIMIKLCVNVQNRNQMIKAREHVFADFDANFFWKWTNFQSYLDFMLLFAALVGILTYLLVDVPIFVETMGLLAVLTEAMLGIPQFLRNVSNKSTNGMR, from the exons atgaataatttttatgagCAATTGATTATTAAAGACATAGCAAATTGGATTGCCTCTGGAGCAATTATATTTGGTGGAATTGTTCCATACATACCTCAGTatagagaaattaaaaaaagagaagaTGCAGGAGGATTTTCTCTTTATGTATGCCTTGCACTTTTGATAGCCAATACTTTACGTATTTTCTTTTG gTTTGGAAAGCATTATGAAATACCTCTTCTATTGCAAAGTATATTTATGATCATTACTATGTTTATTATGATTAAGCTTTGTGTCAATGTACAAAATAGAAATCAAATGATAAAAGCCAGAGAACATGTGTTTGCAG ATTTCGATGcaaattttttttggaaatggACAAACTTTCAGTCTTATTTGGACTTCATGTTGTTATTTGCGGCACTAGTAGGGATTCTAACATATCTGTTAGTAGATGTACCAATATTTGTTGAAACTATGGGATTACTTGCAGTATTAACAGAAGCTATGCTTGGAATACCACAATTTCTTCGtaatgtttcaaataaatctACTAATGGAATGAG GTAA
- the LOC143145790 gene encoding protein FAN produces the protein MEKERFTMLLLEPGEIFFEDYSVQMKVLDTSIAVEQNWIDGRLKLCSKSLVFVNKDINQPLIKIQLKEATNIDQYESDSIATRRTNVLSVKCKQYVQMLEKNILAPYKFIHKHATFYFCFNYAKVEDCLPQILQLLRAATLPTAEQNAMIMVIVHSRQSRVSFDTSWLEDLYEQVVLETQANKVLPLVINPGRILLTTSRIYFQPYNNLDQHPVLKIQLKDVVNIIKRRFLLRQVGLEIKWLRQLENKVEHLFISLNNQNDRDELYTNLLTQPAVSLEEIPQGQMTMRWQNGSLSNYDYLLYINSWADRTFHDLTQYPVMPWVIQDYSSSTLDLSDSSIYRDLSKPIGALEPNRLEKLKERYLEMSEPKFLYGSHYSAPGFVLFYLVRKYPQYMLCLQNGKFDHPDRMFNSVADVWKNVLVNMSDFKELVPEFYDTNNGGDFLMNSYGIDFGYRHDGTKIGDVQLPTWANGPANFVQVLRNALESDYVSQNLHHWIDLIFGYKQRGIEAEKADNVFFHLCYEGAVDLDTIRDANDRLGIEIQIMEFGQIPKQIFALPHPKRSVSILDKLCAETVLTSLNRETQRETTLETVCQLQELMTFQSHKESVSSITMINKDRIDEVVSVGQDGIVKLYSIKKKKLTRSVPLSLLPLSSCISYYTSSHRNILVVGSWDNSLIFYDIEFGRVIDTLKGHEDAVSCLVLSPSRQIIISGSWDCTAKVWRSYISGSKIKPAECLIVQLDHDSKVTCIDISRDEKLLASGTEDGEIFVWNMDTYNLQLTVKAHTCKVNAMIFDQEGKSIISCADDKVFSIIDVSTSTQIYHTIIEYKPLTLAWLETVLLVGDSNGNINVWNHERAIFVSQMHYHDGPIHALLVSAENNIVLTGGKDRKLVVWDCKKLRFLF, from the exons atGGAAAAAGAAAG ATTTACAATGCTCCTTTTGGAACCAggggaaatattttttgaagATTATAGTGTTCAAATGAAAGTACTTGATACTTCTATTGCGGTAGAGCAAAATTGGATAGATGGAAGGTTAAAATTATGTTCAAAGTCCTTAGTATTTGTAAATAAGGATATTAATCAGCctttaattaaaatacaacTCAAAGAAGCTACAAATATTGATCAATATGAATCTGACAGTATTGCAACAAG acgCACCAATGTATTGTCAGTCAAATGCAAGCAATATGTGCAGATGttggagaaaaatatacttgcACCGTATAAATTTATACACAAACATGCCACTTTTTACTTCTGTTTCAATTATGCAAAAGTAGAAGATTGTCTTCCACAAATTTTGCAGTTACTTAGGGCAGCTACCTTGCCAACTGCTGAACAGAATGCCATG ATTATGGTTATTGTGCATTCAAGACAATCTAGAGTTTCATTTGATACATCGTGGCTGGAAGATTTATATGAGCAGGTTGTGTTAGAAACACAAGCAAATAAAGTACTACCTCTTGTTATAAATCCAGGAAGAATACTTCTAACAACCTCCAGAATTTATTTTCAGCCTTATAACAATTTGGATCAG CATCCAGTTCTAAAAATACAGCTGAaagatgttgttaatattataAAGAGAAGATTTCTTTTAAGACAAGtt GGACTTGAAATTAAATGGTTAAGGCAACTAGAAAATAAAGTTGAACATTTGTTTATATCATTAAACAATCAAAATGATAGGGATGAACTATATACTAATTTATTAACACAACCTGCAGTTTCCCTAGAAGAAATTCCTCAAGGTCAAATGACTATGAGATGGCAAAATGGCTCTTTATCAAATTATGATTACCTCTTGTACATTAATAG TTGGGCAGATAGAACTTTTCATGATTTGACTCAGTATCCAGTAATGCCATGGGTAATACAAGATTACTCATCTTCTACATTGGACCTAAGTGATTCCAGTATTTATAGAGATCTTTCAAAACCTATTGGAGCTCTTGAACCAAAccgattagaaaaattaaag GAACGATATTTGGAGATGTCAGAACCAAAGTTTTTGTATGGTTCACATTACAGTGCACCAGGATTTGTACTATTTTATTTAGTTCGAAAGTATCCTCAGTATATGCTGTGTttacaaaatggaaaatttgacCATCCAGATAGAATGTTCAAtag TGTAGCTGACGTATGGAAAAATGTTTTGGTGAACATGTCTGACTTTAAAGAACTGGTCCCGGAATTTTATGACACAAACAATGGTGGTGATTTTTTAATGAATAGTTATGGTATTGATTTTGGTTATCGACATGATGGTACAAAAATAGGAGATGTGCAATTACCAACATGGGCAAATG gaCCAGCTAATTTTGTACAAGTGTTACGAAATGCTTTAGAAAGTGATTATGTTTCTCAAAATCTTCATCATTGGATTGATTTAATATTTGGATATAAGCAAAGAGGAATTGAAGCAGAGAAAGCTGATAATG TATTTTTTCATTTGTGCTACGAGGGAGCAGTGGATCTAGATACTATTCGAGATGCTAATGACAGGCTTGGTATAGAGATACAAATTATGGAGTTTGGTCAAATACCGAAACAAATTTTTGCTTTACCTCATCCTAAGCGCTCTGTGTCAATACTAGATAAATTATGTGCCGAAACTGTTTTAACATCTCTTAATAGGGAAACAC AAAGAGAAACTACTTTAGAGACGGTCTGTCAACTACAGGAATTAATGACGTTTCAATCTCATAAAGAAAGTGTGAGCAGCATCACAATGATAAATAAAGACAGAATCGACGAAGTAGTGTCAGTGGGACAGGATggaatagttaaattatacagtattaaaaaaaaaaaattaacacgtAGTGTACCTCTGTCATTATTACCACTGTCTTCTTGCATATCATACTATACGTCCTCCCATCGCAATATATTAGTAGTGGGTTCTTGGGATAATTCATT AATATTCTATGACATTGAATTCGGTAGAGTAATAGATACATTGAAAGGACATGAGGATGCTGTTTCTTGTTTAGTATTAAGTCCATCTCGCCAAATTATTATATCTGGTTCATGGGATTGTACAGCCAAAGTTTGGCGGAGCTATATTTCTGGATCAAAAATTAAACCAGCAGAGTGCCTTATTGTACAATTAGATCATGATTCTAAAGTAACTTGCATTGATATATCAAG GGATGAAAAATTATTAGCATCTGGTACAGAAGATGGAGAAATTTTTGTATGGAATATGGATACTTATAATTTGCAACTTACTGTAAAAG CACATACTTGTAAAGTAAATGCAATGATCTTTGATCAAGAAGGTAAAAGTATAATATCATGTGCAGACGATAAAGTCTTCAGTATAATAGATGTCTCTACAAGTACACAGATTTATCACACAATTATAGAATATAAACCTTTAACATTGGCATGGTTGGAAACTGTTTTATTGGTCGGCGACAGCAATGGCAATATTAATGTATGGAATCATGAACGTGCAATTTTTGTATCACAAATGCATTATCATGATG GACCAATTCATGCATTATTAGTTTCTGCGGAAAATAATATAGTTTTAACTGGCGGAAAGGATAGAAAACTAGTTGTGTGGGATTGTAAAAAATTGCGATTTCTTTTTTAG
- the Usp5 gene encoding ubiquitin specific protease 5 yields MMEELIKSLFKLEVPRKHDRIYKDECVYSFDTPDTSTGLYVNLTTFLGLGQDHVQRYYELTKYPVFLHIKRKRNEIPSGHQGDGPDKKITRLAIGTSDGFTPDQQKYTYHESYQIVILPNFITIPYPLDDLPKKVELSIKGILEAESATKVAEVEALSGTWDGEVKAVSKHAANLKQLDNEKKIPPSGWKCEKCDLTQNLWLNLTDGSILCGRKFYDGTGGNDHAVEHYRATGYPLAVKLGTLTKEGKGDVFSYDEDDMVEDPSLVSHLSHWGINIAQMEKTDKSMIELELDLNHKFGEWVALQEAASKLTPLYGPGYTGLANLGNSCYLNSTMQMLFVIPDFVKRFVDGAAQIFQQSYTDPANDFNVQMAKLGIGLLSGKYSVPPNTNNEDESRQGIPPRMFKTLIGRGHPGFSSNRQQDAQEFFLHLINVIDRHSRHQMNPTDCFKFNVEERYQCGRSNKVKYNYRPEYLLPLPIPVETAINQEEVAAYEALKKETETKGQKLDSNTLVRPRIKLSSCLETFIRSETLEQFYSTALNERTTAQKTTRLASFPDYLLIHLKKFTVREDWTPVKLDVAVEMPDMLDLSSLRGNGLQPTEELLPESAGSEIPPIVYNFTIFNQLIDIGFPSEACKRALYFTENRGLEVATNWLMEHIGDSDFADLFVPPGIDAKPGKDKFMVNEDAVAMVKGMGFTREQAVKALKATDNNLERAADWIFSHQAELDALEVEDESRHSEEIFRDGSHQYKLVGFISHMGTSTMVGHYVCHLLKDDQWVIYNDDKVALSENPPKELGYIYLYQRID; encoded by the exons ATGATGGAGGAATTAATAAAATCTTTGTTTAAATTGGAAGTACCACGGAAACACGACAGAATATATAAGGACGAATGTGTTTATTCCTTCGACACTCCA GATACCTCTACTGGTCTTTACGTTAATTTAACCACATTTTTGGGATTAGGGCAAGATCATGTACAACGTTATTATGAATTAACCAAGTATCCTGTTTTTTTACACAttaaacggaaaagaaacgag ATCCCATCTGGACATCAAGGAGATGGTCctgataaaaaaattacaagattAGCTATAGGAACATCCGATGGATTTACACCTGATCAACAAAAATATACTTATCATGAATCTTATCAAATTGttattttaccaaattttaTAACAATACCTTATCCATTAGATGATTTACCAAAAAAA GTGGAACTTTCTATTAAAGGTATATTGGAGGCAGAATCTGCGACAAAAGTAGCAGAAGTAGAAGCATTGTCTGGAACTTGGGATGGAGAAGTAAAGGCGGTTTCAAA ACATGCAGCAAATCTTAAACAGttagataatgaaaaaaaaataccaccaAGtggatggaagtgtgaaaaatgtGATCTTACTCAAAATCTGTGGCTTAATTTAACCGATGGTAGTATTCTCTGTGGACGTAAATTTTATGACGGAACTGGAGGAAATGATCATGCAGTTGAACATTATCGAGCTACTGGTTATCCATTGGCTGTAAAATTAGGAACTCTAACTAAAGAAGGAAAGGGAGATGTGTTTTCATACGATGAAGATGATATGGTTGAAGATCCAAGTTTAGTATCGCATTTATCTCATTGGGGTATAAATATTGCGCAAATGGAAAAAACTGACAAATCTATGATAGAACTTGAATTGGATCTAAATCACAAATTTGGTGAATGGGTTGCACTTCAGGAAGCAGCAAGTAAATTAACACCTTTGTATGGACCTGGATATACAGGACTTGCTAACTTGGGGAACTCTTGTTATTTAAATAGTACCATGCAAATGTTGTTTGTGATTCCAGATTTTGTTAAAAG GTTTGTAGATGGTGCGGCACAGATATTTCAACAAAGTTACACTGATCCAGCAAATGATTTCAATGTTCAAAT GGCTAAACTTGGAATCGGTTTGCTGTCTGGTAAATATTCAGTACCACCAAACACGAATAATGAAGATGAATCACGTCAGGGTATTCCTCCGCGGATGTTCAAGACATTGATTGGCCGTGGACATCCCGGATTTTCTTCAAATCGGCAACAAGATGCCCAGGAATTTTTCCTTCATCTTATAAATGTCATTGAT CGTCACAGTCGTCACCAAATGAACCCTACTGATTGTTTTAAATTCAACGTTGAAGAAAGGTATCAATGTGGTCGTTCCAATAAAGTAAAGTATAATTATCGTCCAGAATACCTTTTGCCGCTTCCAATACCTGTAGAAACTGCAATAAATCAG GAAGAAGTTGCAGCTTACGAAGCTTTAAAAAAGGAAACTGAAACAAAGGGTCAGAAATTAGACTCAAATACATTGGTCAGACCTCGCATAAAACTCTCATCTTGTCTggaaacgtttattcgatctGAAACATTAGAACAATTCTATAGTACAGCACTGAATGAAAGGACAACAGCACAAAA AACAACTAGACTTGCCAGTTTTCCAGACtatttattaattcatttaaaaaaattcacggTAAGAGAAGATTGGACGCCTGTTAAATTAGATGTAGCAGTTGAAATGCCAGATATGTTAGATTTAAGTTCTCTCCGGGGTAACGGTTTGCAACCCACAGAAGAATTACTACCAGAATCAGCTGGTTCTGAAATTCCGCCAATCGTTTACAATTTTACGATATTTAATCAGTTAATAGATATAGGATTTCCATCAGAAGCTTGTAAGAGGGCCCTATATTTCACTGAAAATCGTGGTTTAGAAGTAGCTACTAACTGGTTAATGGAACACATTGGAGATTCAGATTTTGCGGATCTCTTTGTACCTCCCGGAATCGATGCAAAACCGG GAAAAGATAAATTTATGGTAAACGAAGATGCTGTGGCGATGGTAAAAGGAATGGGTTTTACGAGAGAACAAGCAGTAAAAGCTCTTAAAGCGACTGATAACAATTTAGAACGTGCAGCAGATTGGATTTTCAGTCATCAAGCTGAATTAGATGCTTTAGAAGTTGAGGATGAATCGAGACATTCCGAAGAAATATTTAGAGACGGAAGTCATC aatatAAATTGGTGGGTTTTATATCGCATATGGGAACATCGACAATGGTAGGACATTACGTGTGTCATCTCTTAAAAGATGATCAATGGGTGATATACAATGACGATAAA GTTGCATTATCTGAAAATCCACCAAAAGAATTAGGGTACATATATCTATATCAACGCatcgattaa
- the Mrpl11 gene encoding mitochondrial ribosomal protein L11, with amino-acid sequence MAKLGTKRMKKSFVKIDHSSKLCSNILAGMASPKPPLGSQLGQRNINVANFCKDFNTKTAKIKQGIPLPTRVKVKSDGTYDLVIHSPPATYFLKQAAGLERGKMFKGEIAGKITLKHLYEIACIKSKDPPLALLSLEDVCKMLVGIARSCGIEIVRTLDPAEYKEFMEQREKVVQDLLTEMKLSKEAKMQRSI; translated from the exons ATGGCAAAACTTGGCACGAAAAGGATGAAGAAatcatttgtaaaaattgaccACTCTTCAAAATTGTGTTCAAACATTCTTGCAGGAATGGCAAGTCCCAAACCACCACTTGGGTCACAACTCGGACAG AGAAATATTAATGtagcaaatttttgcaaggatTTTAATACAAAAACAGCAAAGATTAAGCAGGGTATACCTTTGCCAACACGTGTTAAAGTAAAATCTGATGGCACTTACGATTTAGTAATTCATAGTCCACCAGCAACATATTTCTTGAAACAGGCAGCTGGTTTAGAAAGGGGAAAAATGTTCAAAG GTGAAATAGCAGGTAAAATAACATTGAAACACTTGTATGAAATTGCTTGTATCAAGTCAAAGGATCCTCCTCTAGCATTGTTAAGCTTAGAGGATGTTTGTAAAATGCTTGTTGGTATTGCTCGTTCTTGTGGCATTGAAATTGTGCGTACGCTGGATCCAGCGGAATATAAAGAATTTATGGAACAAAGGGAAAAGGTTGTTCAGGATCTCCTGACAGAAATGAAATTGTCTAAAGAAGCTAAAATGCAAAGGTCAATTTAA
- the Bmcp gene encoding uncoupling protein Bmcp mitochondrial isoform X2, translated as MTDALFQISKQEGFKALYSGISSAILRQATYGTIKFGTYYSLKEAAMDRWETDDLVVINIICAALAGAISSAIANPTDVVKVRMQVTGADSNLSLFGCFQDVYHHEGIRGLWRGVGPTAQRAAIIAAVELPIYDYSKNKLMAFLEDSVTNHFLSSFTASMGSAIASTPIDVIRTRLMNQRRICTGGSVLPPHIYSGSVDCFVQTFKNEGFLALYKGFVPTWFRMGPWNIIFFITYEQLKQLNHSHL; from the exons ATGACAGATGCTTTGTTTCAAATATCAAAACAAGAAGGATTTAAAGCTTTATATTCTGG aaTCAGTTCAGCTATTTTAAGACAAGCTACATATGGAACTATAAAATTTGGCACCTACTATTCATTAAAGGAAGCAGCTATGGATAGATGGGAAACAGATGACTTAgttgttataaatattatatgtgCTGCATTAGCAGGAGCTATCTCAAGCGCAATAGCTAATCCCACTGATGTAGTAAAAGTACGTATGCAAGTAACTGGTGCTGACTCAAATTTATCATTATTTGGTTGCTTTCAAGATGTTTACCATCACGAGGGTATTCGTGGTTTATGGAGG ggtgtagGACCCACTGCTCAAAGAGCAGCAATTATTGCTGCTGTAGAATTACCTATATATGACTATAGCAAAAATAAACTTATGGCTTTTTTGGAAGACAGTGTTACTAATCATTTTTT GTCAAGTTTCACAGCTAGCATGGGAAGTGCAATAGCTTCTACTCCTATAGATGTTATTCGT ACCCGTTTAATGAATCAAAGGAGAATATGTACAGGAGGTTCTGTATTACCACCTCATATTTACAGTGGTAGTGTGGACTGTTTTGTTCAA aCCTTTAAAAATGAAGGATTTTTGGCACTGTATAAAGGCTTTGTACCTACTTGGTTCAGAATGGGACCatggaatattatattttttataacatatGAACAATTAAAACAACTAAATCATTCacacttataa
- the Bmcp gene encoding uncoupling protein Bmcp mitochondrial isoform X1, with translation MGESHWKDWRPFIYGGLASIVAELGTFPLDTTKTRLQVQGQKLDKRYTHLKYSGMTDALFQISKQEGFKALYSGISSAILRQATYGTIKFGTYYSLKEAAMDRWETDDLVVINIICAALAGAISSAIANPTDVVKVRMQVTGADSNLSLFGCFQDVYHHEGIRGLWRGVGPTAQRAAIIAAVELPIYDYSKNKLMAFLEDSVTNHFLSSFTASMGSAIASTPIDVIRTRLMNQRRICTGGSVLPPHIYSGSVDCFVQTFKNEGFLALYKGFVPTWFRMGPWNIIFFITYEQLKQLNHSHL, from the exons ATGGGAGAGAGTCACTGGAAGGATTGGAGACCTTTTATTTATGGAGGTTTAGCTTCTATTGTTGCAGAATTGG GTACTTTTCCTTTAGATACGACAAAAACTCGTCTACAGGTTCAGGGGCAGAAATTAGACAAAAGATATACACACTTAAAATATTCTGGTATGACAGATGCTTTGTTTCAAATATCAAAACAAGAAGGATTTAAAGCTTTATATTCTGG aaTCAGTTCAGCTATTTTAAGACAAGCTACATATGGAACTATAAAATTTGGCACCTACTATTCATTAAAGGAAGCAGCTATGGATAGATGGGAAACAGATGACTTAgttgttataaatattatatgtgCTGCATTAGCAGGAGCTATCTCAAGCGCAATAGCTAATCCCACTGATGTAGTAAAAGTACGTATGCAAGTAACTGGTGCTGACTCAAATTTATCATTATTTGGTTGCTTTCAAGATGTTTACCATCACGAGGGTATTCGTGGTTTATGGAGG ggtgtagGACCCACTGCTCAAAGAGCAGCAATTATTGCTGCTGTAGAATTACCTATATATGACTATAGCAAAAATAAACTTATGGCTTTTTTGGAAGACAGTGTTACTAATCATTTTTT GTCAAGTTTCACAGCTAGCATGGGAAGTGCAATAGCTTCTACTCCTATAGATGTTATTCGT ACCCGTTTAATGAATCAAAGGAGAATATGTACAGGAGGTTCTGTATTACCACCTCATATTTACAGTGGTAGTGTGGACTGTTTTGTTCAA aCCTTTAAAAATGAAGGATTTTTGGCACTGTATAAAGGCTTTGTACCTACTTGGTTCAGAATGGGACCatggaatattatattttttataacatatGAACAATTAAAACAACTAAATCATTCacacttataa
- the LOC143145766 gene encoding solute carrier family 66 member 2 isoform X1, translating to MNNFYEQLIIKDIANWIASGAIIFGGIVPYIPQYREIKKREDAGGFSLYVCLALLIANTLRIFFWFGKHYEIPLLLQSIFMIITMFIMIKLCVNVQNRNQMIKAREHVFADFDANFFWKWTNFQSYLDFMLLFAALVGILTYLLVDVPIFVETMGLLAVLTEAMLGIPQFLRNVSNKSTNGMSLVMVTMWTVGDAFKTCYFIIREAPIQFEICGMLQVIIDIAILAQVYIYRNSTSGHTRVPIRTD from the exons atgaataatttttatgagCAATTGATTATTAAAGACATAGCAAATTGGATTGCCTCTGGAGCAATTATATTTGGTGGAATTGTTCCATACATACCTCAGTatagagaaattaaaaaaagagaagaTGCAGGAGGATTTTCTCTTTATGTATGCCTTGCACTTTTGATAGCCAATACTTTACGTATTTTCTTTTG gTTTGGAAAGCATTATGAAATACCTCTTCTATTGCAAAGTATATTTATGATCATTACTATGTTTATTATGATTAAGCTTTGTGTCAATGTACAAAATAGAAATCAAATGATAAAAGCCAGAGAACATGTGTTTGCAG ATTTCGATGcaaattttttttggaaatggACAAACTTTCAGTCTTATTTGGACTTCATGTTGTTATTTGCGGCACTAGTAGGGATTCTAACATATCTGTTAGTAGATGTACCAATATTTGTTGAAACTATGGGATTACTTGCAGTATTAACAGAAGCTATGCTTGGAATACCACAATTTCTTCGtaatgtttcaaataaatctACTAATGGAATGAG CTTAGTTATGGTTACTATGTGGACAGTTGGTGATGCATTTAAAACatgttattttattataagaGAAGCTCCAATTCAATTTGAAATCTGTGGTATGCTTCAAGTTATAATTGATATTGCAATTTTAGCACAAGTATATATTTACCGTAATAGTACAAGTGGACATACAAGGGTTCCAATAAGAACTGATTGA